In Gammaproteobacteria bacterium, the DNA window CAAGACATTCCTGGGCGGGCAGTGGTGGCAGCAAAACGCGCTCTGGCAGTCGTCCCAGCCATGACCATTCATCTTGATGGGAAATCAACAGAAAGTGGGCGTTGGTTCGGGAAGCTGCGCGCAAAAAAAGTTCGACTTCTTTTTTATCCGTCCAGGGAATAAGCGTATCGGTTACTTCGACATGATCCCATATCCACAATACCTGGATATGTGACAATAGTTGCAAAGGGAAATTGGTCTTGCGTTCCTCGCCAGGTTGGGGCCAAGAGAGATTAAACTGGTCCATGCGTGGCTCACAGGCGCGGCGAAGATCGCCTAACAACCGATCCAGGGAGCGGTCATGACTCAAGTCACTCCAGATTATGACCTGATCGGTGATCCATCCAGTCCGCAGCCCCCAACGCACCAGATCAGCGGCGGCCTGGGTTTTACCACCACCAACCGGCCCGTGAAGTAAGACCACATGACGGTTGTTAAAGGCACGCATTAAAATTGTCAGGGTTTCGTCGCGGCCAAATAAACCCCAGGCGGAACGCTGGGGAAGTATTTGATCGGCCTCGCTAGGTAGTGGATCTAGATCACGCAGTAGGTGAGCAACGCGGCGGCTTTTGGGAAAGAGATGCAACGGGGCCGCCTCGTAAACCAAAGGCACGGACCAGTCATCAGGGAGGTCAAGGGGAGCGAGGCCAACCCCGCGCCATGGCTGGCGGTAGAGACGTCGCCGTCCGCGAGTAACCGCCTCGCCCAGGCTACAACCAGCGCCCAGGGCATTATAAATGTCGATTACGAACTGGGCGGAAGACGCGGTAGGGATCGTATAGCCTAGACTGATCACGCCATTAACCCCAGAAGCCACGATATCCTGAGTTATCGTGGCAAAGGCATGGGCTTTTTGATAAGGATCGTAGGGTAGCGGGAGACTTGCACTATTCAAATGCTCCGATGAATCGGTATGGCAGGCATTGAGGACCAACCAAGGCGTGCCGGTTTCACGTAGAAGCTCGCCGAGAATCGCGCCGCTAGTAGGATGGGAAATGACGCCACGTTTATGCGGATCAAACAACAAGTAACCGTGATGGTTGGAACGCATTCTGGTCAACAGACTTAACAGCAGAGATAGAATTCGTGCTTTCAACCGCCCTAGCAAACCCCGAGAAAAAATTCGTTCTGGATCGATGACAATTCCCTCGCCATCATAATGCACCACATGAAAGGGATTTCCTTCTTCCTTGGCGCGATAGAGGCGTTCGGATAAAGCGGTGAAACTCGGTGGATATAATACTTCCCAACTGAAACGGCTCAGGGCATTTATTGGTAGTCCTTGAATCATGCGACGCGCCACGGAACGAAAAGCAGATTCATCTAATTGGTCTGGATAAGCAATCACGAATAAAATCCGTAATTTGGCTTTTTTCTCTTCATTTTTTGGCGTAGGAAAAAAAATTGATGGAGTATGAAGACGAACGAAAGACAGTACCAGCGATACCAGAGGCTCACCGCCAGTGGGGTCACGTAACAATTCCCATGGTGGATCAACGATTGATTCGTTCCTTTTAGCCGTATTGACGGTCAATATTTCGATACGTAGGCTGGTCAGCTGACGTTTAGCGCGATCCCAAACCAGGCGTCCATCTTCATTGGCGAGAAAAAGGGTCGTAAACAGCGACTCTCCTTCTTTTTTTAGGCGATTTCGCGTCACAGCCGCGCGTTCTGTGGCTGGTTGATCGGGATATTGCGGGTATTCTTCAAGATACCAATAGACTTCGTTGCGAAATTCGCGATCCCGATGGTAGTTAAAATCGTCCGTGACTGCGGTGAAACGTCCCTTGCTGTCGAGGGTTAACTCACAACGGTAACGATTGTCGTCCAGTGAAATCTGGGTAATGCGAAGGGTAGGGTTGTCCACGGAGCTTTCGTAAGTAAGATGGTAGTAATCGTTGAAACGAGCCAAGGAAGGCGAGCGACCCCAGCGTCCGATTGCCGAGCGGAGCAGAGGACTCAGGGGCAGATTTTGGTGATTGTCCGCCGCGTCTGCACAGTTCGCGTTTCATCGGACGCCCGTATTCCGAAAATGCCATCGCAACACCGGCACTGCCTGCTAAAATAACTCTATGGAACGCTCATATCGTCTGAAATTTTATCCTACTGCCATCCAGCTTGTCCTGCTGAAGCCGTCCACTGGGTTTGGAATGCGTGCCTCTCCTGGCATATTGCTGGAACGGGTTGAACGCTTCCGGTTGAGTGCTGCCCAACCAGGATTCTAGTTGCAAGTTAAAAATTTTATCAACAGAGAGCAAAATGCCTAATTACCTGAATACCCAAATTTATTCTAATTTTTAGGAGCAGTAAAAATGCAGAAAGTGCCTTTGACCGTCCAAGGCGCGGAGAAGTTACGCGCTGAGTTGCAACAGCTCAAAACTATCGCTCGGCCTAACATTATCAAGGCTATCGCTGAGGCACGCGCGCATGGAGATTTGAAGGAAAATGCCGAATACCATGCCGCCCGTGAGCAACAAAGTTTTATTGAGGGACGCATCCAAGAGTTGGACGCTAAGTTATCGATTGCGCAAATCATTGACGTGACTACCATCAATGCTCATGGAAAAATAGTTTTCGGTACCACGGTGACATTGGTCAATCTCAACACTGACGAGGAGCTTAACTATCAAATCGTCGGAGAGGAAGAATCTGATCTTAAACGAAATCTGGTCTCAATTGCTTCCCCTATTGCCCGTGCCCTCATCGGCAAGGCTAAAGGAGATACTATCGTGGTTCGCGCTCCGAGTGGCGACGTGGAATATGAAATCATTGATGTTCGCTATGTATAGTATTGAACGGATGTTATCTAAATCTCATTACTGACACTCACATCGTTTTTAGGTGACTGCGTCTTATGGCGCGCAGGAAAGTTCATGCCGGATCCAATTTCATCCTCAACCCCACCCCAAACCCCATCTCAAACTCTGGAAATTCCACGTCGTCCCAGAGGTATTTATTTGATTCCCAATCTTTTTACGACAGCGACACTTTTTTTCGGCTTCTTCGCTATTGTTAGCGCCATGCGGGGACGTTTTGAATCAGCGGCAATAGCTATTTTCGTGGCGATGGTCTGCGACAGTCTGGATGGACGCATCGCACGCCTGACCCATACCCAGACCGCTTTTGGTGCCGAATACGATAGCCTCTCGGATATGGTTTCCTTTGGCTTGGCACCTGCTTTGGTAATTTATGAATGGTCGTTGCAGGGCTTAGGTAAATTTGGCTGGCTCGTCGCTTTTATCTACGCCGCCGCGACCGCTTTGCGCCTAGCGCGTTTCAATACACAGCTCGGTGTGACGGATAAACGCTATTTTCAGGGATTGCCCTGCCCCTCGGCAGCAGCAATCGTCGCGGGATTGGTCTGGGTCGGTGGGGAATACGAGATGACTGGTACCTCACTACAAGTCCCGGCTTCCCTGCTTACCTTGCTTGCAAGTCTGCTGATGGTGAGCAATATTCGATATAACAGTTTCAAGGAGCCGAATTTACTCCGTGGCAAAGTCCCCTTCGTATCCTTATTTTTGATGGTCCTGGCCTTCGTCGGCATCGCTATCCATCCACCCCAAGTTCTTTTCACCGGGTTTATGACTTACGCAATCTCTGGCCCGGTGCTAACCTTGATTCAGCTTCGTCGTCGTCGGGTCAGTCGCCGACTTGGACAGCCGTCGAGTGACGAAAACGAATCCAACATTGATCATCATCCTTAACAAATTCCAAACAAAATTAACTACGTATTGAACGAAGGACTAAAATGTCAAACTGCTATTTTAACTTCAACGGTATGATTAAAATTGTCGTTTTTATAATTCTGACTATTTTTCAAAACATTCACTCCTGGGCGCAGATGAATACGGATCTGAATAATCCAGACGAACTTCTGGTGACCCTCTCCCTGGATCGAGCCTCTTATAAAGCCAATGAAAAACAATTTCTTGTTTTTACAATTACGAATCAGTCCAATCAACGTGTCGCGGTTCTCAAGTGGAATACCCCATTCGAGGGTTTTAACGGCAATTTGTTTAAAATCAGACAAGAAGATGGCGGAGAGGTAGTCTATCTTGGCAGAACTATAAAACGGGGAGAGCCACGCGCCGAAGACTATATCACCCTGGAATCCGGGGAATCACGGTCAGTGACCGTCGATCTCTCCGCAGCCTATGACATCCATGTCGCTGGTGAATACACCGTTGAGTTCACAGCAAAATTAATGGTTTCCGGGCAAAGCGCGCCAGTGAGAAAAACATCGTCGGCAACGAATACTCGATTCAATCTTCTTGAAAGTCGTGAATCACGTCAACCGCTGCTGCCACTCAATGACAATGAACTCATGCCAACGGCATTGACGCCAACTTTTGTCGGTTGCACGACCAATGAACAGTCAGTTCTGAAAAATGCCTTGTTCTTGGCAGAGCAGATTTCAACCGAGTCGAATACGACGCTGCTGAATACTCCTGAAAGCGTTCGTCCAGGAGCGCAACGTTATACAACCTGGTTTGGTGCCTATGACAGCTCGCGCTACAGCTTGGTCAATTCTCATTTTCAGAAAATTTCTTCTACCTTGTCTAATAAGGTAGTAGCTTTCGATTGTAGCGAATGCAAATCTGATCCCGATTATGAAAATACTTATGCGTATGTTTATTCATCAATGCCTTATAAAATATATCCCTGTGGCATGTTCTGGAACGCGGGAGCGACCGGCACCGATTCACAAAGCGGCACGCTGGTTCATGAAACAAGCCACTTCACGATAGTCGCAGACACCGGCGATTACGTTTACGGAAAGGAGGACTGTCAATTACTCGGACAGCAAAATCCGGGAACGGTCATAAAAACTGCCGATTGTCATGAATATTTTGCGGAAAACAGCCCACCGCTTCCTATGGGTTCCGGCACTACCAAGACCAATCAAACCATCACCCCCATTACCTTCACCCCTGCCACGCTCACGATGGGGAAGACTACGACTGCCAGCGCCAGTGCGACCTCAGGTTTGCCAGTGACCTTTGCTTCCACCACACCAACCATCTGCACCTCAAGCGGAATCAATGGGAAACTGATCACCGCCAAGACCGTTGGCACCTGCGTGATGGTTGCCAATCAAGCTGGTAACGACACGTACAACCCCGCTCCTCAGGTCACGAAGTCTATCAATATCAAGATTAACCAAACGATTGGCACCATCATCTTTAGCCCTACGACGCTCATGGTAGGGAAGACCACGACCGCCAGCGCCAGTGCGACTTCGGGATTGACGGTAACCTTTACATCCACCACCCCGACCATCTGCACCACAAGCGGAACCAATGGAAAGACCATAACCGGAAAGGCCATCGG includes these proteins:
- a CDS encoding putative TPR_REGION domain-containing protein (Evidence 3 : Putative function from multiple computational evidences), encoding MDNPTLRITQISLDDNRYRCELTLDSKGRFTAVTDDFNYHRDREFRNEVYWYLEEYPQYPDQPATERAAVTRNRLKKEGESLFTTLFLANEDGRLVWDRAKRQLTSLRIEILTVNTAKRNESIVDPPWELLRDPTGGEPLVSLVLSFVRLHTPSIFFPTPKNEEKKAKLRILFVIAYPDQLDESAFRSVARRMIQGLPINALSRFSWEVLYPPSFTALSERLYRAKEEGNPFHVVHYDGEGIVIDPERIFSRGLLGRLKARILSLLLSLLTRMRSNHHGYLLFDPHKRGVISHPTSGAILGELLRETGTPWLVLNACHTDSSEHLNSASLPLPYDPYQKAHAFATITQDIVASGVNGVISLGYTIPTASSAQFVIDIYNALGAGCSLGEAVTRGRRRLYRQPWRGVGLAPLDLPDDWSVPLVYEAAPLHLFPKSRRVAHLLRDLDPLPSEADQILPQRSAWGLFGRDETLTILMRAFNNRHVVLLHGPVGGGKTQAAADLVRWGLRTGWITDQVIIWSDLSHDRSLDRLLGDLRRACEPRMDQFNLSWPQPGEERKTNFPLQLLSHIQVLWIWDHVEVTDTLIPWTDKKEVELFLRAASRTNAHFLLISHQDEWSWLGRLPERVLLPPLPAQECLAIIRAIVKRAGENYTDSAMWRSVLEFANGNPSVLVLVVNSILREKLKNQEEINNFMDYLQSAKDNENSENEDENEEDEKDADESEDDLLLAEGYDYPLSIILVYQFLAANFTSLQQSQLSLLHLFKGFVDVDVLAWMTDSNELESLPVSLRGVTRENWFALLNRAIKANLLIEHKEGYYHINSTRSVLFSHLFLTSAVEFKQVAIKAYLIAMQDIANYYYEEYDLGHHEALDVLPFEEANLFNAWQFARWQGWWDIVISVARGLLTLYRHTKQDQEWILIVERLVRDFVNPKTNGAFSDNPDRENYWGIVTDYRIEIATNAGDWPFAERLQQLRIDWDRQRASGLLDRALALLDNEARARIQALAQSINQLGHLLQKQGKAECVQPYQVAVELNERIDNRRAAAITAIQLARAYRDNPDLQEQANHWHQKALNLAATEDPDFQAKIHQLINF
- the greA gene encoding transcription elongation factor GreA, whose translation is MQKVPLTVQGAEKLRAELQQLKTIARPNIIKAIAEARAHGDLKENAEYHAAREQQSFIEGRIQELDAKLSIAQIIDVTTINAHGKIVFGTTVTLVNLNTDEELNYQIVGEEESDLKRNLVSIASPIARALIGKAKGDTIVVRAPSGDVEYEIIDVRYV
- a CDS encoding CDP-diacylglycerol---serine O-phosphatidyltransferase; the encoded protein is MPDPISSSTPPQTPSQTLEIPRRPRGIYLIPNLFTTATLFFGFFAIVSAMRGRFESAAIAIFVAMVCDSLDGRIARLTHTQTAFGAEYDSLSDMVSFGLAPALVIYEWSLQGLGKFGWLVAFIYAAATALRLARFNTQLGVTDKRYFQGLPCPSAAAIVAGLVWVGGEYEMTGTSLQVPASLLTLLASLLMVSNIRYNSFKEPNLLRGKVPFVSLFLMVLAFVGIAIHPPQVLFTGFMTYAISGPVLTLIQLRRRRVSRRLGQPSSDENESNIDHHP